CCACTAAAGATGGCGTTAAAGCGGCGCAATTAACGGCAACAAACGGGCCGGAAGCCCGGGGGCTGGCATTATGTATGGCTTGGGCAAAAACTTCCTTGCCGGTACCACTTTCCCCGGTAATCAGGACATCAGAATCATACTGGGCAATCCGTTCGGCAACGCTGATGACCGCGCGCAACTCGGCACTATCGCCCAATATGTCGCCAAACGTGTATTTGGCCCGGTAAATACGGTCAACCATATTTTTAAGCCGTTTCGTGCGCTTAGCAAATTTCTGCAATTCCTGGGAAAGACGTTGTACTTCTGTTATATCTTTTACGACCGAAACGCCGCCGACAATCTTGCCATCAATAAAAATGGGCGCCATATCCACTACATATTCGATGTCGCCTTCTCGCCGATAAACACCGGCTAGCGGCTTGCCTGACCGTATAACCTGCGGCAATATGGCTCCCGGCCGTACCTCGTGTAGCGGCTTGCCAATAATCTGGTCGTACGTTACGCCGGTAATCCGGGTGTACTCCGGGTTTATGTAGCGGACAATCGAAAACTCGTCGGCAACAAGAACGCCGTCGTAAATCGCATCCAGTATGCTCAAAAACCAATGGACGGTCATTTCCGGGCTTTGCTGGTTTTTTCCTGCCATATCATTACTTTTCACAATATTGCCCTCCCCGCCTAATTACGTCCCATCTAAGACCATTTTACCTTTGGAATAGAGCAATAACAATGCCCCTGTCGACCGCCCGAAAACATCAGGCCGCGGTAAATCCGCGGCCTGTGCCTAGTTTAAAATACCTGTCCTTCTTTATCTTTGCGCAGCCATTCGATAAGCACGCTTTCCCGCGTCTTCTTGACTTTCGCGAGCGCCTCGGGCGTCCAGTCATATAGGCCGGTGCCGGTCTTGGCGCCAAGGGTGCCTTTTTCCACCGCCTCTTTGAGGAGGGGCGATATTTCCGTACTGTTGCAGAGATCGGCCAATAGATAGCTGGAGATATTATAGAAAATATCCAGCCCGCCCAGGTCGGCGCTTTCCAGCGGACCGGTCGTGGCCAGCCGGCGGCCAAGGCTGTACTTCATGGTCGTGTCGACCGCTTCTTTGGAAGCGATGCCGCTTTCGACAATGTACAACGCTTCGCGCAGCAGGGCCAGCTGCAGGCGGTTGCCGATGAAACCCAGGGCTTCCCGGTTGAGGGCTACCGGTTTTTTGCCGATTTTCTCCATTAGTTTCCAGGTGATATCCACCGTTTCTTGTGCCGTATGCTTGCCAGGCACCACCTCGACCAGCGGCACCAGATGCGGCGGGTTCCAGAAGTGAGCTACCACGAATTTGTCCTTGCGCTCAATCGCTTCGGCAATCGCCGTCGGGCTAAGGCCGGAAGTATTGGTGGCAAAGATGGTGTGCGGCCCGCACAGTTTATCCATTTTGGCAAATACTTCCCGCTTGGTTTCCAGGTTCTCGGCGATGGACTCGATGACGAAGTCGGCGCCTTCCGCCGCTTCTTCCAAAGTAGTAACGCCTTTAATCCGATTAATAATGGCGGGAATGTCGGCTTCTTCGACCAGGCCGTGTTCCCGGTAGGTAGCGAGCGCCGCTTTGATGCTGCTGTAGCCGCGCTCGATGCTCGCCGCCGAGCGGCCAAACATGCGCACATTATAGCCGGCCATGGCAAAGGCAAGGGCCGTGCCGAACCCCATCGTGCCGGTACCAAGGTTGCAGATATTCTTGATGTCTGCCAGTTGCATAAATTACCCTCCCAGGATTAAAGTTTAGAACGGTATGAAGGTCAGTCCCAGCAGCATGATAATGCCGATAACAATCCAGGTAATAAAGGTGTAGCCGACGAAGTCCCGGAACTCGAGGCCCACTACCG
This genomic interval from Sporolituus thermophilus DSM 23256 contains the following:
- a CDS encoding 3-hydroxyacyl-CoA dehydrogenase family protein, with translation MQLADIKNICNLGTGTMGFGTALAFAMAGYNVRMFGRSAASIERGYSSIKAALATYREHGLVEEADIPAIINRIKGVTTLEEAAEGADFVIESIAENLETKREVFAKMDKLCGPHTIFATNTSGLSPTAIAEAIERKDKFVVAHFWNPPHLVPLVEVVPGKHTAQETVDITWKLMEKIGKKPVALNREALGFIGNRLQLALLREALYIVESGIASKEAVDTTMKYSLGRRLATTGPLESADLGGLDIFYNISSYLLADLCNSTEISPLLKEAVEKGTLGAKTGTGLYDWTPEALAKVKKTRESVLIEWLRKDKEGQVF